From one Rhodopirellula islandica genomic stretch:
- the rdgB gene encoding RdgB/HAM1 family non-canonical purine NTP pyrophosphatase: MFDLVLGTGNAKKLVELRMMLPEETIALTALSEIDNAIDVVEDGDTFAQNAAKKATEQAKHLGRWVLAEDSGLTVDALKGEPGVHSARYAGTHGDDEANNEKLLRELAEVPLDRRGAQFNCHLCLSDPAGNVRLAESGICRGRIATERSGAAGFGYDPLFVIPEYHKTFGELNLTVKRALSHRSRALRVFIPKLLQLVQSNSASA, encoded by the coding sequence ATGTTTGATCTCGTCCTTGGAACAGGCAATGCGAAGAAGCTCGTCGAGCTTCGGATGATGCTGCCGGAAGAGACCATCGCCCTGACCGCACTGTCGGAAATCGACAACGCGATCGACGTGGTGGAAGATGGCGACACGTTTGCACAGAACGCTGCCAAGAAAGCGACTGAGCAAGCCAAGCACTTGGGACGATGGGTGCTGGCTGAAGACAGCGGACTGACAGTCGATGCACTCAAGGGTGAACCGGGTGTGCACTCCGCTCGCTACGCCGGAACGCACGGCGACGATGAAGCCAACAACGAAAAACTACTGCGTGAACTGGCCGAGGTGCCGCTGGATCGTCGTGGCGCTCAGTTCAATTGCCACCTGTGCTTGTCCGATCCTGCGGGCAACGTTCGCTTGGCCGAGTCTGGCATCTGCCGCGGACGCATTGCAACTGAACGCAGCGGTGCCGCGGGATTTGGCTACGACCCGCTGTTTGTGATCCCCGAGTACCACAAAACGTTCGGGGAACTGAACCTGACCGTGAAGCGGGCTCTCAGCCATCGGTCGCGAGCCCTGCGGGTCTTCATCCCCAAGTTGCTGCAACTGGTTCAGTCCAACTCCGCTTCAGCGTAG